A single genomic interval of Peromyscus leucopus breed LL Stock chromosome 7, UCI_PerLeu_2.1, whole genome shotgun sequence harbors:
- the LOC114690988 gene encoding tripartite motif-containing protein 43-like, giving the protein MESDISQAFLKELTCFICLSCLTDPVTISCGHSFCRACLQLSWEDFQPPVQCPMCREQYWKELRTNIVLKKLVTIVRQASLMKDLSSEAHKCVTHKDTKRIFCPENRLFLCQLCSNSHEHRGHSHHPIEAAAEDQMHRLLKQMASLWEKVQENQENLEAENRMKTLWMDYLTFREEMIRTEYRKLHPLLCEEEEKHIESMRNEGQCVLEKLRTSEAMMVQKRKELREMYQELMAMSQEPYLVLLQGLDDIFRRSESMQLSMPQPIKTELNVLPITGLTQSYKQFQVHISLPNVTIIQHKINLFNAMRRLSFRPHHKDTSADYAGCYSAYWRSQSFILGKYYWEINLKDSWDWAIGVCKHSLLRNREQLIEPEGAFLLVCVKEGNHYSLLTTCPVFQHYIEKPLGRVGVFLDCEDGCLSFVNVAKSSLIHKYPPGTLKNPVWPYFSMGQICSPVPSDF; this is encoded by the exons aTGGAGTCAGACATTTCACAGGCCTTCCTGAAAGAACTTACCTGCTTCATCTGCCTGAGCTGCCTGACAGATCCAGTCACCATAAGCTGTGGTCACAGCTTCTGTCGAGCCTGCCTCCAACTTTCCTGGGAAGACTTCCAACCTCCTGTCCAATGCCCTATGTGTAGGGAACAATATTGGAAGGAATTGAGAACCAACATTGTTCTGAAGAAGCTGGTGACCATTGTCAGACAAGCTAGCCTCATGAAGGACCTGAGCTCTGAGGCGCATAAGTGTGTGACCCACAAGGATACTAAGAGGATCTTCTGTCCTGAGAACAGGCTCTTCCTCTGTCAACTCTGCTCTAACTCCCATGAGCACAGAGGACACAGTCACCATCCCATTGAAGCAGCTGCTGAGGATCAAATG CATAGACTTTTGAAGCAAATGGCATCTTTATGGGAGAAGGTCCAAGAAAATCAGGAGAATTTAGAGGCAGAGAACAGAATGAAAACTCTTTGGATG gacTACTTGACTTTTCGGGAAGAAATGATCAGGACAGAGTATAGAAAGCTACATCCACTCCTctgtgaagaggaagagaaacacattGAGTCTATGAGAAATGAAGGCCAATGTGTTTTAGAGAAACTCAGGACAAGTGAAGCCATGATGgtccaaaagagaaaagaactaaGGGAAATGTATCAGGAGCTGATGGCAATGTCCCAGGAGCCATATTTGGTCCTGCTGCAG GGTTTGGATGACATTTTCAGAAG gaGTGAGTCAATGCAACTGAGCATGCCGCAGCCTATTAAGACAGAACTGAATGTGCTACCCATCACTGGACTGACTCAAAGTTACAAACAGTTCCAAG TGCACATTTCCTTACCAAACGTAACCATCATCCAACACAAGATAAACCTCTTTAATGCGATGAGAAGATTGAGCTTCAGACCTCACCATAAAGATACATCTGCGGATTATGCTGGATGCTATTCTGCTTACTGGAGATCACAGAGCTTCATCTTAGGGAAATATTACTGGGAGATTAATTTGAAGGACTCTTGGGACTGGGCTATAGGGGTCTGTAAGCATTCCCTGTTAAGGAATAGAGAACAACTGATTGAACCTGAAGGTGcatttcttcttgtgtgtgtgaaggagggtAATCATTACAGCCTCCTCACCACATGCCCAGTATTCCAGCACTATATAGAGAAGCCACTGGGCCGAGTTGGTGTGTTCCTTGATTGTGAGGATGGATGTTTAAGTTTTGTGAATGTTGCCAAAAGTTCCCTCATACACAAGTACCCTCCTGGCACCCTCAAAAACCCTGTCTGGCCTTACTTCTCCATGGGGCAAATCTGCAGTCCAGTACCAAGTGATTTTTAA